The proteins below come from a single Oenanthe melanoleuca isolate GR-GAL-2019-014 chromosome Z, OMel1.0, whole genome shotgun sequence genomic window:
- the HINT1 gene encoding adenosine 5'-monophosphoramidase HINT1, with protein MADEISKAQAARPGGDTIFGKIIRKEIPANIIYEDEQCLAFHDISPQAPTHFLVIPKKPIVRLSEAEDSDESLLGHLMIVGKKCAANLGLTNGYRMVVNEGPEGGQSVYHVHLHVLGGRQLGWPPG; from the exons ATGGCTGACGAGATCAGCAAGGCGCAGGCGGCGCGTCCCGGAGGGGACACCATCTTCGGGAAGATCATCCGCAAGGAGATCCCCGCCAACATCATCTACGAGGACGAGCAG TGCCTCGCGTTCCATGATATTTCACCCCAAGCTCCAACGCATTTCTTAGTGATTCCTAAGAAGCCAATTGTCAGGTTGTCTGAAGCAGAAGATTCTGATGAATCT cTTCTCGGGCATTTAATGATTGTTGGCAAGAAGTGTGCTGCTAACCTGGGCCTGACCAATGGATACCGGATGGTTGTGAATGAAGGGCCTGAGGGTGGGCAGTCTGTCTATCACGTACATCTCCATGTTCTGGGTGGTCGCCAGTTGGGCTGGCCTCCTGGCTAA